In Opisthocomus hoazin isolate bOpiHoa1 chromosome 3, bOpiHoa1.hap1, whole genome shotgun sequence, a genomic segment contains:
- the TTC39C gene encoding tetratricopeptide repeat protein 39C isoform X2, with amino-acid sequence MFFKGRIQRLECQINSALTSFHTALELATDQREIQHVCLYEIGWCSMIEMNFKDAFESFERLKNESRWSQCYYAYLTAVCQGATGDVNGAQNVFKEVQKLFKRKNNQIEQFSVKKADRFRKQMPTKELCVLASIEVLYLWKALPNCSLSNLQHMSQACQDVDDSSAVGLRNLLLGAIHKCLGNSEDAVQFFQRAAKDELCRQNNLYVQPYACYELGCLLLDNPETVPRGKTLLLQAKEEFTGYDFENRLHVRIHAALASLREVVPQ; translated from the exons TGTCAAATCAATAGTGCCTTGACCTCATTTCATACTGCTTTGGAACTTGCAACAGACCAAAGGGAGATTCAACATGTCTGCTTATATGAAATAG GTTGGTGCAGCATGATAGAGATGAATTTCAAAGATGCGTTTGAATCCTTTGAAAGGCTTAAAAATGAGTCCAGGTGGTCCCAGTGCTACTATGCTTACTTAACAGCAG TGTGTCAGGGAGCTACTGGTGATGTCAATGGTGCTCAGAATGTGTTCAAGGAAGTTCAGaaacttttcaaaagaaaaaacaatcagaTTGaacaattttcagtgaaaaag GCAGAtagatttagaaaacaaatgcCGACCAAAGAGCTCTGTGTCCTGGCATCCATTGAAGTATTGTACTTATGGAAAGCCCTTCCAAACTGTTCCCTCTCGAACTTACAGCATATGAGCCAAG CTTGTCAGGATGTTGATGATTCGTCGGCTGTTGGTTTGAGGAATTTGCTTCTTGGTGCCATACACAAATGCTTAGGAAATTCAGAAGATGCTGTTCAG TTCTTTCAGCGGGCTGCTAAAGATGAACTGTGTCGTCAAAACAACTTATACGTCCAGCCATACGCTTGCTATGAACTTGGCTGTCTTCTGTTAGACAACCCAGAG ACTGTGCCGAGAGGCAAAACTTTACTTCTCCAAGCCAAG GAGGAATTTACTGGCTATGACTTTGAGAACAGATTGCACGTCCGCATACACGCAGCCTTAGCCTCTCTAAGGGAAGTAGTTCCACAGTGA